One window of Brevibacterium pigmentatum genomic DNA carries:
- a CDS encoding FtsW/RodA/SpoVE family cell cycle protein → MNQAPSQTARPRTYRLAELGLLILAIAVATSAYALVGLGVEDTIPANVYGYAAWLAALGVILHIIVWIKAKYADPVLVPIAVLLNGLGLAMIYRVDLGRDEYLGSAMTQLVWMSLGVGLAIVVIFVVRDHRWLRRYTYVSGFAALVFLLLPLIPGIGKTINGARIWIGVGPLSFQPGEIAKILLAIFFAGYLVTYKDQLVAAGPKILGIRFPRLRDFGPIVVAWVASVGVLVFERDLGTSLLFFGLFVAMLYVATSKVSWIILGLGFFSAGAVAATFLFSHVGQRVSGWLNALTAEEYNKTPGGSYQLVQGLFGMSNGGLIGTGFGEGRPNMVPYAESDFIYASFGEEIGLAGLFVILLCYLFIFQRGIRTAQQLRDGFGTLLATGLSFTIALQVFVVVGGVTRLIPLTGLTTPFLAQGGSSLIANWMIIALLLRISDNARRPVEEFHTGVLTITEDPEPVPAGAPAAEVDSADAEGAVPAQGRAASARTVDEDAPTTNLPPADSREFDGEAPTTNLPPADDRALKRGGTPNDTDPTDQRPTGGER, encoded by the coding sequence ATGAACCAGGCTCCCTCGCAGACCGCGCGCCCCAGAACCTACCGTCTGGCGGAGCTCGGTCTCCTGATCCTGGCTATCGCCGTCGCAACCAGCGCCTATGCTCTGGTCGGCCTCGGCGTCGAAGACACCATCCCGGCCAATGTCTACGGCTATGCCGCATGGCTGGCGGCTCTCGGCGTCATCCTCCACATCATCGTGTGGATCAAGGCGAAGTACGCCGATCCCGTGCTCGTGCCGATCGCGGTGCTGCTCAACGGGCTCGGCCTGGCCATGATCTACCGTGTCGACCTCGGCCGCGACGAATACCTCGGTTCGGCGATGACCCAGCTGGTGTGGATGAGCCTCGGCGTGGGTCTGGCCATCGTCGTGATCTTCGTCGTCCGCGACCACCGCTGGCTGCGCCGCTACACCTATGTCTCGGGCTTCGCCGCTCTGGTCTTCCTTCTGCTTCCGCTCATCCCGGGCATCGGCAAGACCATCAACGGCGCCCGTATCTGGATCGGCGTCGGTCCGCTGTCGTTCCAGCCCGGTGAGATCGCGAAGATCCTGCTGGCCATCTTCTTCGCCGGCTACCTCGTCACCTACAAGGACCAGCTCGTCGCCGCCGGCCCGAAGATCCTCGGCATCCGCTTCCCCCGTCTGCGCGACTTCGGCCCCATCGTCGTCGCCTGGGTCGCCAGCGTCGGCGTCCTCGTCTTCGAACGTGACCTCGGCACCTCGCTGCTCTTCTTCGGTCTCTTCGTCGCCATGCTCTACGTGGCCACCTCGAAGGTCTCATGGATCATCCTCGGCCTCGGATTCTTCTCCGCCGGCGCGGTTGCCGCCACATTCCTCTTCTCCCATGTGGGCCAGCGTGTGTCCGGTTGGCTCAATGCGCTGACCGCCGAAGAGTACAACAAGACCCCCGGTGGCTCCTACCAGCTCGTGCAGGGTCTGTTCGGCATGTCCAACGGCGGACTCATCGGCACCGGCTTCGGCGAGGGCCGACCGAATATGGTCCCCTACGCCGAATCCGACTTCATCTACGCCAGCTTCGGTGAGGAGATCGGCCTGGCCGGACTCTTCGTCATCCTGCTCTGCTACCTCTTCATCTTCCAGCGCGGAATCCGCACCGCTCAGCAGCTGCGGGACGGCTTCGGAACCCTGCTGGCAACGGGCCTGTCGTTCACGATCGCCCTGCAGGTCTTCGTCGTCGTCGGCGGCGTCACGCGCCTCATCCCGCTGACGGGTCTGACCACGCCGTTCCTCGCCCAAGGCGGATCCTCGCTCATCGCGAACTGGATGATCATCGCCCTGCTGCTGCGGATCTCGGACAACGCCAGGCGCCCCGTGGAGGAGTTCCACACCGGCGTGCTCACCATCACCGAGGATCCCGAGCCCGTTCCCGCGGGCGCCCCCGCCGCGGAGGTGGACTCAGCGGATGCAGAAGGAGCCGTCCCGGCACAGGGCAGGGCCGCCTCGGCGCGCACCGTCGACGAGGATGCTCCCACGACGAATCTGCCGCCGGCCGATTCCCGTGAGTTCGACGGCGAAGCCCCGACGACGAACCTGCCGCCCGCGGATGACCGCGCACTCAAGCGCGGCGGGACACCCAACGACACCGATCCCACCGACCAACGACCAACCGGAGGTGAACGATGA
- a CDS encoding phosphomevalonate kinase → MIETRAPGKLFVAGEYAVVEPGQPAVLIAVDRCITVRLTESEGAGRIHSSEYGQAPVIWRREDDGEHIIVDERPFDYVLSAISTVEELRSGRGASPRYFDLEISSELNDADGRKFGLGSSAAVTVATIAALDEFYGLGLTLTERFKLAVLATIAISTKASGGDLAASTFGGWIRYSSPDRAALHAHREAHGVVSALSCSEWAGCSARRVTPPSSLDLLVGWTGSPASTEHLVTRVHTPNERADDTASERADDTSAESTPVGAVASPPAKTRPLVSFAAESQILVDDLVAAFDADDAEASLTTIRAVRALLRRLSVSTGSLIETEALHDLCEIAETHGAAAKPSGAGGGDCGIALAHSHTEAQTILSGWEAAGIRPLDLGAHREEGEIDEF, encoded by the coding sequence ATGATCGAGACCCGGGCGCCCGGCAAGCTGTTCGTCGCCGGCGAGTACGCCGTCGTCGAACCCGGACAGCCCGCCGTGCTCATCGCCGTCGACCGGTGCATCACCGTGCGTCTGACCGAGAGCGAAGGCGCCGGCCGCATCCATTCGAGCGAATACGGTCAGGCCCCCGTCATCTGGAGGCGCGAAGACGATGGTGAGCACATCATCGTCGACGAGCGTCCCTTCGACTATGTGCTCTCGGCGATCTCCACCGTCGAAGAGCTGCGCTCCGGCCGCGGTGCCAGCCCCCGCTACTTCGATCTCGAGATCTCCAGCGAACTCAATGACGCCGACGGCCGGAAGTTCGGCCTCGGTTCATCGGCGGCGGTGACCGTGGCGACGATCGCCGCTCTCGACGAGTTCTATGGGCTCGGCCTCACCCTGACCGAACGCTTCAAACTCGCCGTCCTCGCGACCATCGCGATCTCCACGAAGGCCTCCGGCGGGGATCTTGCCGCCAGCACCTTCGGCGGCTGGATCCGCTACTCCTCCCCCGACCGTGCGGCCCTGCACGCTCACCGCGAGGCCCACGGGGTCGTCTCCGCTCTGAGCTGCTCGGAATGGGCCGGCTGCTCGGCCAGACGGGTCACCCCACCGAGCTCGCTCGACCTCCTCGTCGGCTGGACCGGATCACCGGCGTCGACCGAACACCTCGTCACACGCGTCCACACCCCGAACGAACGGGCGGACGACACCGCGAGCGAACGGGCAGACGACACCTCCGCCGAGTCGACCCCGGTCGGGGCCGTTGCCTCACCTCCAGCGAAGACCCGCCCGCTCGTCTCCTTCGCCGCCGAGTCCCAGATCCTCGTCGACGATCTCGTGGCGGCCTTCGATGCCGACGACGCCGAGGCCAGCCTGACCACGATCCGCGCCGTGCGCGCTCTGCTGCGACGGCTGAGCGTTTCCACGGGCAGCCTCATCGAGACCGAAGCCCTGCACGATCTGTGCGAGATCGCCGAAACCCACGGTGCCGCCGCAAAGCCCTCCGGCGCCGGCGGCGGCGACTGCGGAATCGCCCTCGCCCACTCGCACACCGAAGCACAGACCATTCTCAGCGGCTGGGAAGCCGCCGGAATCCGACCCCTGGACCTCGGTGCCCACCGAGAGGAAGGCGAGATCGATGAGTTCTGA
- the fni gene encoding type 2 isopentenyl-diphosphate Delta-isomerase, with the protein MSSETPASVETAASVESPETKASRASRKDDHVRLASAQQTEGPRRTDFDDLEFVHHALSGTSPERVDLSVELGEWTWPTPFYVNGMTGGTETTAKINRDLAIAAAETGLPMACGSMSVALDDAEAAKGFTVIREENPDGFVMGNLGAGRSADDARRAVELLRADALQLHINPVQETAMPEGTRDFSTWLSGLEDIVAACPVPVVVKEVGFGLSRRTLTLLAEIGVQFADVSGAGGTDFLRIENDRSPAEDFSMLTGFGQSALACLLDAPPEWTTETLMDDGISNRVLLASGGVRNPYDVVKALACGARAVGVAGTFLQTVLDHGPDGLVDLVRTWQTQTSALFALLGAERSTDLTGTDLLTRGRLGEFVRLRGIDATALSHRTDALSRRNQL; encoded by the coding sequence ATGAGTTCTGAGACCCCGGCATCCGTTGAAACAGCGGCATCAGTAGAGTCTCCGGAGACCAAGGCCTCACGGGCCTCCCGCAAGGACGACCACGTTCGCCTCGCCTCGGCGCAGCAGACCGAAGGTCCCCGCCGCACCGACTTCGACGACCTCGAATTCGTCCACCATGCGCTCTCGGGCACGAGCCCCGAACGCGTCGACCTCAGCGTCGAGCTGGGCGAGTGGACCTGGCCGACGCCCTTCTACGTCAACGGCATGACCGGCGGCACCGAGACCACGGCGAAGATCAATCGGGATCTGGCCATCGCCGCCGCCGAGACCGGTCTGCCCATGGCCTGCGGATCGATGAGCGTGGCTCTCGACGACGCCGAGGCCGCCAAGGGCTTCACCGTCATCCGCGAGGAGAACCCGGACGGCTTCGTCATGGGCAACCTCGGTGCCGGTCGCAGCGCCGATGATGCCCGCCGCGCCGTCGAACTGCTGCGCGCCGATGCCCTCCAGCTGCACATCAACCCCGTGCAGGAGACCGCGATGCCCGAAGGCACCCGCGACTTCTCCACCTGGCTGTCCGGCCTCGAGGACATCGTCGCCGCCTGCCCCGTGCCCGTCGTCGTCAAAGAGGTCGGATTCGGACTCAGCCGCCGCACGCTGACGCTGCTCGCCGAGATCGGGGTCCAGTTCGCCGATGTCTCCGGCGCCGGAGGCACGGACTTCCTGCGCATCGAGAACGATCGCTCACCGGCCGAAGACTTCTCCATGCTCACCGGGTTCGGCCAGTCGGCACTGGCCTGCCTGCTCGACGCCCCACCTGAGTGGACGACCGAAACGTTGATGGACGACGGAATCTCGAACCGTGTGCTCCTGGCCTCCGGCGGAGTGCGCAACCCCTATGATGTCGTGAAGGCACTGGCCTGCGGTGCTCGCGCCGTCGGCGTCGCCGGCACGTTCCTGCAGACAGTGCTCGACCACGGTCCGGACGGACTCGTCGACCTCGTGCGCACCTGGCAGACTCAGACCTCGGCTCTGTTCGCACTGCTCGGGGCCGAACGATCCACGGATCTCACGGGCACGGACCTGCTCACTCGGGGTCGCCTCGGCGAGTTCGTCCGTCTGCGCGGAATCGACGCCACCGCGCTCTCGCACCGCACCGACGCTCTTTCGAGGAGGAATCAGCTGTGA
- a CDS encoding hydroxymethylglutaryl-CoA reductase, giving the protein MNQQTTITGIPTTWVGPLRVSGEALAPNGTHTEVAVPLATYETPLWPSVGRGASISREIEGGIRTVIVDERMTRSVLFVAESAIGAEAAARAIRHRTPELESVVEAGSNHCRLIEIHPEIVGNLLFVRFAFRTNDASGHNMVTQASDSLMERILSWHLGLDYGSVSGNYCSDKKATAVNGILGRGRNVVAEILLPHEVVERRLRTTAEKMTEIVIRKDLVGSTIAGALRSANAHYANMLLAFYLATGQDAANIVEGSQGITYAENRPEGLYFSTTLPHLIVGTVGNGKDLPHVDEALERLGCREDREPGANSRRLAALMAATVLCGELSLLAAQTNPGELMDTHRQMERKADEQRAAETQREDGEAA; this is encoded by the coding sequence GTGAATCAGCAGACCACGATCACCGGGATCCCCACCACGTGGGTCGGTCCCCTGCGGGTCAGCGGCGAAGCGCTGGCTCCGAACGGCACCCACACCGAGGTCGCCGTGCCCCTGGCAACGTATGAGACCCCGCTGTGGCCCTCCGTCGGCCGCGGGGCCTCGATCTCGCGTGAGATCGAGGGCGGGATCCGCACCGTCATCGTCGATGAGCGGATGACCCGGTCCGTGCTGTTCGTGGCCGAATCCGCGATCGGCGCCGAGGCGGCCGCGCGGGCCATCCGCCACCGGACTCCCGAACTCGAATCGGTCGTCGAGGCCGGTTCCAATCACTGCCGGCTCATCGAGATCCATCCGGAGATCGTCGGCAATCTGCTCTTCGTCCGCTTCGCCTTCCGCACGAATGACGCCTCGGGCCACAATATGGTCACCCAGGCCTCGGACTCGCTCATGGAGCGCATCCTGTCGTGGCACCTCGGCCTCGACTACGGGTCGGTGTCCGGCAACTACTGCTCGGACAAGAAGGCCACCGCGGTCAACGGGATCCTCGGACGCGGACGCAATGTCGTCGCCGAGATCCTCCTGCCCCACGAGGTCGTCGAGCGCCGCCTGCGCACGACCGCGGAGAAGATGACGGAGATCGTCATCCGCAAGGACCTCGTCGGGTCGACGATCGCGGGCGCCCTGCGCTCGGCGAACGCCCACTATGCGAATATGCTGCTCGCGTTCTACCTGGCCACGGGTCAGGATGCCGCGAACATCGTCGAGGGCTCACAGGGCATCACCTATGCGGAGAACCGCCCCGAGGGCCTGTACTTCTCGACGACTCTGCCGCACCTCATCGTCGGCACCGTCGGCAACGGCAAGGATCTGCCTCATGTCGATGAGGCACTGGAGCGCCTCGGCTGCCGCGAGGATCGCGAGCCGGGAGCGAATTCGCGTCGCCTGGCGGCACTCATGGCCGCCACCGTGCTCTGCGGTGAGCTGTCCCTGCTCGCCGCGCAGACGAACCCGGGTGAGCTGATGGACACTCACCGTCAGATGGAACGCAAGGCTGACGAGCAGCGCGCTGCCGAGACTCAGCGAGAGGACGGCGAGGCCGCATGA
- a CDS encoding DUF3662 and FHA domain-containing protein → MGLLDRFEKGLENVVNGAFAKAFRSQVEPVELAGALRREADNKAAVVSRGRTLTANHYVIELSQTDHDRLSGLESELRSDLRQIVGDHAVEQAYSFVGPVSVEFALADDLDTGMYRVVSSTQRPDGSPAAQPGNRGGYDPISRANPIVGESPNSGSRPVTPRRTPEPARSAPATPPRANPAARPAPAPAPARTIEASVTIDGRTQMLRQGTNTFGRSSSSSDFVIDDPGVSRRHFEIVVEGDRAVANDLGSTNGTLLHGRKLTSATLSDGDILLAGEAEVHYNERDAQ, encoded by the coding sequence ATGGGGTTACTCGATCGCTTCGAGAAGGGGCTGGAGAACGTCGTCAACGGCGCCTTCGCCAAGGCTTTCCGATCCCAGGTCGAACCCGTCGAACTCGCCGGAGCACTGCGCCGTGAGGCCGACAACAAGGCCGCCGTGGTCTCCCGCGGTCGCACTCTGACGGCCAACCACTACGTCATCGAGCTCTCGCAGACCGACCATGACCGGCTCTCCGGCCTCGAGTCCGAGCTGCGCTCCGATCTACGCCAGATCGTCGGCGACCACGCCGTCGAACAGGCCTACAGCTTCGTCGGTCCCGTCTCCGTCGAATTCGCTCTCGCCGACGACCTCGACACGGGCATGTACCGCGTCGTGTCCTCGACCCAACGTCCCGACGGATCTCCTGCCGCCCAGCCGGGCAACCGCGGCGGCTACGACCCGATCTCGCGGGCGAATCCGATCGTCGGCGAATCCCCGAACTCCGGTTCCCGCCCCGTGACCCCGCGCCGCACTCCCGAACCCGCGCGTTCGGCCCCGGCTACGCCACCGCGGGCGAACCCCGCCGCGCGCCCCGCCCCGGCACCCGCACCCGCTCGCACCATCGAAGCCAGCGTGACCATCGACGGTCGCACGCAGATGCTGCGACAGGGCACGAACACCTTCGGCCGTTCCTCGTCGAGCTCCGACTTCGTCATCGACGATCCCGGCGTCTCACGCCGTCACTTCGAGATCGTCGTCGAGGGCGACCGCGCCGTGGCCAATGACCTCGGATCGACGAACGGCACACTGTTGCACGGACGCAAACTGACATCGGCGACCCTCTCCGACGGCGACATCCTCCTCGCCGGCGAGGCCGAGGTCCACTACAACGAGCGGGACGCCCAGTGA
- a CDS encoding PP2C family protein-serine/threonine phosphatase, with translation MRKNNQDSGYAGPNLLLIADGMGGHAGGDVASAITVSRLAELDHEPGGEDALEILRTSILEANDRICRGVGEQPELAGMGTTVTAVLRAPGNRFALAHIGDSRGYVLRDDKLQPITHDHTFVQMLVDEGRITPEEAETHPQRSVVMKVLGDVGASPDLDLSLREAQVGDRWMLCSDGLTGFADIDDITRVLKEVADPDEACRQLIDLALAGGGADNVTVVVGDVLEGEVETAEGVSVGSVHLNPRYAAIGANPDAEAAVDTEAHETFADNDVSADTAPIQTVDGEDVEARDGTTQQLRTNTAADEEADLDEEVEKRSYLGWIITAIVIVALAVGGFFAYNYVSHQYYVANDDGKVSLYRGLDTTLGPIELSRLVDTTDIEVGSLNSYSQDRLRGSIPAGSRDEADRIIDNLRKESDRSSGMSGDVQDSTSPSDPAPSPPDSKSADPSDAITRESQ, from the coding sequence GTGCGTAAGAACAACCAGGACTCCGGCTACGCGGGACCCAATCTCCTGCTCATCGCCGACGGAATGGGCGGTCACGCAGGCGGAGACGTCGCCTCGGCGATCACCGTCTCCCGCCTGGCCGAGCTCGACCACGAGCCCGGAGGCGAGGACGCCCTCGAAATCCTGCGCACCTCGATCCTCGAAGCCAACGACCGCATCTGCCGCGGCGTCGGCGAACAGCCCGAACTCGCCGGAATGGGCACCACCGTCACCGCCGTCCTGCGTGCTCCCGGCAACCGCTTCGCTCTCGCCCATATCGGCGACTCCCGCGGCTATGTGCTGCGCGACGACAAGCTCCAGCCGATCACCCACGACCACACCTTCGTACAGATGCTCGTCGACGAAGGCCGGATCACCCCCGAGGAGGCCGAGACCCACCCGCAGCGCTCGGTCGTGATGAAGGTCCTCGGCGACGTCGGGGCCTCCCCCGACCTCGACCTGTCCCTGCGCGAGGCCCAGGTCGGTGACCGTTGGATGCTGTGCTCGGACGGTCTGACCGGATTCGCCGACATCGACGACATCACCCGCGTGCTCAAAGAGGTCGCCGACCCCGACGAGGCCTGCCGTCAGCTCATCGACCTGGCCCTGGCCGGCGGCGGAGCCGACAACGTCACCGTCGTCGTCGGCGATGTCCTCGAAGGCGAGGTCGAGACCGCCGAAGGCGTGTCCGTCGGCTCCGTCCACCTCAACCCCCGCTACGCCGCGATCGGTGCGAACCCCGACGCCGAGGCGGCCGTTGACACCGAAGCCCACGAAACCTTCGCCGACAACGACGTATCCGCCGACACGGCACCGATCCAGACCGTAGACGGCGAGGACGTCGAAGCTCGGGACGGCACTACTCAGCAGCTGCGGACCAACACCGCTGCAGACGAGGAGGCCGACCTCGACGAAGAGGTCGAGAAAAGGTCCTACCTCGGGTGGATCATCACCGCCATCGTGATCGTCGCGCTGGCCGTCGGCGGATTCTTCGCCTATAACTACGTCAGCCACCAGTACTACGTCGCCAACGACGACGGCAAGGTCTCCCTCTACCGCGGCCTCGACACGACGCTCGGGCCCATCGAACTCAGCCGCCTCGTCGACACCACGGACATCGAGGTCGGCAGCCTCAACAGCTACTCCCAGGACCGCCTCCGCGGATCTATTCCCGCCGGCTCACGCGATGAGGCCGATCGCATCATCGACAATCTCCGCAAGGAATCCGATCGCTCCTCCGGCATGTCCGGCGACGTGCAGGACTCGACGAGTCCGAGCGACCCGGCGCCATCACCTCCGGATTCGAAGTCCGCGGACCCCAGTGACGCCATCACCCGGGAGTCGCAGTGA
- the mvaD gene encoding diphosphomevalonate decarboxylase, with protein MKTTTARAYPNIALVKYWGKADEELILPAAGSLSLTLDHFQTTTTVVPAPNADSDVLELDGALADPGQTDRISTFLDHVRALAGRDDRVLVRSRNSVPTGAGLASSASGFAALATAAAAAFDLDLGPKDLSRLARRGSGSACRSIPDGIAVWHAGDDESSFAETVSAPDMRMIIVTVNRARKAVSSREAMRLTAATSPFYSGWVSSTEDYLEQMVAACAAGDFTRIGEITESHALRMHGLIQSTVPPIRFLNPTSHAIVDAVAEARENGIEAYSTADAGPNVAVIVRPHDAEALAEKLSGFGDVRVVGPGPGAHLLTDADEVPPADAATTAAGEGSRA; from the coding sequence ATGAAGACGACGACGGCGCGGGCCTACCCGAACATCGCCCTGGTCAAGTACTGGGGCAAGGCCGATGAGGAGCTCATCCTGCCCGCCGCGGGCAGTCTGTCGCTGACCCTCGACCACTTCCAGACCACGACCACCGTGGTGCCCGCCCCGAACGCCGACTCCGATGTCCTCGAACTCGACGGCGCACTCGCCGATCCCGGTCAGACGGACCGGATCTCCACCTTCCTCGACCACGTCCGCGCCCTGGCCGGACGGGACGACCGGGTCCTCGTCCGGTCCCGCAACTCAGTGCCCACGGGTGCCGGTCTGGCCTCCTCGGCGTCGGGGTTCGCGGCCCTGGCCACAGCGGCCGCCGCGGCATTCGACCTCGATCTCGGGCCCAAGGATCTCAGCCGTCTGGCCCGCCGCGGCTCGGGGTCGGCCTGCCGCTCGATTCCCGACGGCATCGCCGTCTGGCATGCCGGCGACGACGAATCGTCCTTCGCCGAGACCGTGTCCGCCCCTGATATGCGGATGATCATCGTCACCGTCAACCGGGCCCGGAAGGCCGTGTCCTCCCGCGAGGCCATGCGCCTGACCGCCGCCACCTCTCCCTTCTACTCCGGCTGGGTGTCCTCGACCGAGGACTATCTGGAGCAGATGGTCGCCGCCTGCGCCGCCGGGGACTTCACTCGCATCGGTGAGATCACCGAATCCCACGCACTGCGCATGCACGGCCTCATCCAGTCGACGGTGCCGCCGATCCGGTTCCTCAACCCGACCAGCCACGCGATCGTCGACGCCGTGGCCGAAGCCCGCGAGAACGGGATCGAAGCCTATTCGACCGCCGATGCCGGCCCGAACGTCGCCGTCATCGTCCGCCCCCATGACGCCGAGGCGCTGGCCGAGAAGCTCTCCGGCTTCGGCGACGTCCGAGTCGTGGGCCCCGGACCGGGAGCCCACCTGCTCACAGACGCAGACGAAGTACCGCCCGCAGACGCAGCAACCACGGCTGCGGGTGAAGGCAGCCGGGCATGA
- a CDS encoding FHA domain-containing protein FhaB/FipA has protein sequence MSEFTVTVFRLAFFIILWLFVLGVAGVLRRDIFGPRKTRAGRKSRRGGSKSAPPAPSCPAPAPRPAAAPVAHAHPGTIRITDGPLAGQTLMLSGAPVTFGRAPDNTIIINDDFASSHHARISAKNGAWMLEDLGSTNGTIVDGSRMTGPIQLAIGTRITIGHTTLETQS, from the coding sequence GTGAGCGAATTCACCGTCACCGTCTTCCGGTTGGCATTCTTCATCATCCTCTGGCTCTTCGTCCTCGGAGTCGCCGGAGTCCTCCGGCGCGACATCTTCGGCCCCCGGAAGACCCGTGCCGGAAGGAAATCCCGCCGAGGCGGCTCCAAGTCCGCCCCGCCGGCACCGTCCTGTCCGGCTCCCGCACCGCGTCCGGCGGCGGCCCCGGTCGCCCACGCCCATCCGGGCACCATCCGCATCACCGACGGCCCCTTGGCCGGGCAGACGCTCATGCTCTCGGGAGCACCTGTGACCTTCGGTCGAGCCCCCGACAATACGATCATCATCAATGACGACTTCGCCTCCAGCCATCATGCTCGGATCTCCGCGAAGAACGGCGCATGGATGCTCGAAGACCTCGGATCGACCAACGGCACCATCGTCGACGGCTCACGCATGACCGGACCCATCCAACTGGCCATCGGCACCCGGATCACCATCGGACATACGACCCTGGAGACCCAATCGTGA
- a CDS encoding hydroxymethylglutaryl-CoA synthase produces MTSHTAAGTAPIGIDDIELATSHHVVRLDDFAEANGTDPAKFHLGLGQDEFSFPAPDEDVVTMAAAAAAPIIERSGTEGIRTMLFATESGIDQSKAAGMAVHSLLDLPSQMRVVEVKEACYSATAALQAAVGIVTRSPGQRVLVIASDVARYELDTSGEPTQGAGAVAMLVSADPKLLEIEPVSGLNSADVDDFWRPNDSTTAIVDGALSVTAYLDALTGAWTDLAAQGGPAMAEIDRVLYHQPFTKMAKKAQVHLAGLTGEDLDTEIVAGTAGGSASTGPRDTGLATSTLYNRRLGNSYTASLYAGLCSLLDHDADLAGKRIGLFSYGSGSVGEFFTARVVPGYEQQSRRQAVTEALDARVPLSIDAYRALHAAELSSAEDASTPKVTAGPFRFAGVKGRARLYERA; encoded by the coding sequence ATGACATCACACACTGCTGCGGGCACTGCACCAATCGGCATCGACGACATCGAACTGGCCACCAGCCACCATGTCGTCAGGCTCGATGACTTCGCCGAGGCGAACGGCACCGATCCTGCGAAGTTCCACCTCGGCCTCGGCCAGGACGAGTTCAGCTTCCCGGCTCCCGATGAGGACGTCGTCACCATGGCCGCCGCGGCCGCTGCGCCGATCATCGAGCGCAGCGGGACCGAGGGCATCCGCACCATGCTGTTCGCCACCGAATCGGGCATCGACCAGTCGAAGGCCGCCGGCATGGCCGTGCACTCGCTGCTCGACCTGCCGTCGCAGATGCGGGTCGTCGAGGTCAAAGAAGCCTGCTACTCGGCGACGGCCGCCCTGCAGGCCGCCGTCGGCATCGTCACCCGGTCTCCCGGACAGCGGGTGCTCGTCATCGCCTCGGATGTCGCCCGCTACGAGCTCGACACCTCCGGTGAGCCCACTCAGGGCGCCGGTGCCGTGGCGATGCTCGTCTCCGCGGATCCGAAGCTGCTCGAGATCGAACCGGTCTCGGGTCTCAACTCGGCCGACGTCGATGACTTCTGGCGCCCGAACGATTCGACGACCGCGATCGTCGACGGAGCCCTGTCCGTGACCGCCTACCTCGATGCGCTCACCGGAGCCTGGACCGATCTCGCCGCGCAGGGCGGACCGGCGATGGCCGAGATCGACCGCGTGCTCTACCACCAGCCGTTCACGAAGATGGCGAAGAAGGCGCAGGTCCACCTCGCCGGACTCACCGGTGAGGATCTCGACACGGAGATCGTCGCGGGGACTGCGGGTGGCTCAGCTTCCACCGGGCCGCGCGATACCGGACTGGCCACGAGCACCTTGTACAACCGCCGTCTCGGCAACTCCTATACCGCTTCTCTCTATGCGGGACTGTGTTCGCTGCTCGACCACGATGCGGATCTCGCGGGCAAGCGCATCGGACTCTTCAGCTACGGCTCGGGCAGCGTCGGCGAGTTCTTCACCGCCCGCGTCGTCCCCGGCTACGAGCAGCAGTCGCGCCGACAGGCCGTCACGGAGGCACTAGACGCCCGAGTGCCGCTGTCAATCGACGCTTATCGCGCACTTCACGCCGCCGAGCTCTCCAGCGCCGAGGACGCCTCAACGCCGAAGGTGACCGCGGGACCGTTCCGCTTCGCCGGCGTCAAGGGCCGCGCCCGCCTCTACGAGCGCGCCTGA